In a single window of the Ignavibacteria bacterium genome:
- a CDS encoding DUF4395 domain-containing protein — protein sequence MKKIFNFGEDAAGFSEPVLNEREIRAAAGILFVATYTSFMLIILAENYIPFKLVIAFFLLDLVIRVFVNPKFSPSLILGRLIVGDQSPEYVGAAPKKFAWIVGIILTGIMFVFFNILNIISPVSAIICLICMVFLFFESAFGICIGCKLYPFFYKKKPQYCPGEICAVMVKQDIQKVSISQFIVLITFAVIIVFAVTELNGVLSKRPSNLPESTILNDKN from the coding sequence ATGAAAAAGATATTTAATTTTGGTGAAGATGCTGCCGGGTTCAGCGAACCTGTATTGAATGAAAGAGAAATAAGGGCAGCAGCAGGAATACTGTTTGTTGCAACATATACATCTTTTATGTTAATAATTTTAGCAGAAAACTATATTCCATTCAAGCTGGTGATAGCATTTTTTCTTCTGGATCTGGTAATAAGGGTATTTGTAAATCCGAAATTTTCTCCTTCGCTTATTTTGGGAAGGCTGATAGTTGGAGATCAGTCACCGGAATATGTTGGCGCAGCGCCTAAAAAGTTTGCATGGATAGTTGGTATTATTTTAACAGGTATAATGTTCGTGTTTTTCAATATTCTAAACATTATAAGTCCTGTTTCAGCAATTATTTGCCTGATATGTATGGTATTTTTATTCTTCGAATCTGCTTTCGGGATATGTATTGGCTGTAAATTATATCCGTTTTTTTATAAGAAAAAACCGCAATATTGCCCTGGTGAAATTTGCGCTGTAATGGTAAAGCAGGATATTCAAAAAGTTTCAATAAGTCAATTTATTGTATTGATCACTTTTGCGGTAATAATTGTATTTGCAGTTACCGAACTAAATGGAGTATTAAGCAAAAGACCTTCCAATTTACCTGAAAGTACAATTTTAAATGATAAAAATTAA
- a CDS encoding T9SS type A sorting domain-containing protein, whose product MKTISALIILFILCVNTKTQPIPADSMYLGQTPPGNTPKIFALPKSTGSFTAERIAITNDGKEIYYTVIRNYYPTSGDTIKCYRYFDNRWQGPFSIFNNYLAPAFSITGDTMFIQNNSSIYQTLISYRTSGGWSVPKRILYGLNNAHYLQVTNSGNFYISSVSTTGIGATDWCRLVINGSDTTAVSLRLPLNNTIDNLDFFIAKDESYFIAAKNTGNNARLHISYRKTDGNWTNPKNLGPAINSGAAAWGTYVSPDGKYLFYTTGTNPNYSDTYIYWVRIDNIRDSLRYTNYVPYLKNQVPNLTDTNGTLFTYTLPDSVFVDDDGNNTLKYSASLSSGQPLPAWLSFDSTSRTFSGVISSAVSIILKVTATDTAGASAFCTFMLNVVQQIGIEPLNEELPGEFRLLQNYPNPFNPKTDIIFDITKTSFTRLIVYDITGKEIKILVNESLSSGRYKVSMNSESMCSGVYFYKLETGYFSETKKMVLVK is encoded by the coding sequence ATGAAAACTATATCTGCTTTAATAATTCTGTTCATTTTATGTGTAAATACTAAAACACAACCGATACCTGCTGATAGTATGTATCTTGGGCAGACTCCGCCCGGGAATACACCAAAAATATTTGCACTTCCTAAAAGTACGGGGTCTTTTACTGCAGAAAGAATAGCAATAACCAATGACGGGAAAGAAATTTATTATACCGTAATTAGAAATTACTACCCGACATCCGGTGATACGATCAAATGTTACAGGTACTTTGATAACCGCTGGCAGGGGCCGTTCAGTATTTTTAATAATTATCTTGCTCCCGCTTTTTCAATTACAGGTGATACAATGTTTATTCAGAACAACAGCTCAATTTACCAGACACTAATTTCATACAGAACTTCCGGCGGCTGGAGTGTGCCGAAACGCATATTATATGGACTTAATAATGCACATTATTTACAGGTCACTAACAGCGGAAATTTTTATATTTCATCTGTATCAACAACCGGTATAGGCGCTACTGACTGGTGCAGGCTGGTTATTAACGGCTCTGATACAACAGCGGTAAGCTTAAGGCTTCCGCTGAACAACACAATTGATAACCTTGATTTTTTTATTGCAAAAGATGAATCTTATTTTATTGCAGCTAAAAATACCGGGAATAATGCCAGGCTTCATATCAGCTACCGGAAAACTGACGGAAACTGGACAAATCCAAAAAATCTTGGTCCGGCAATAAATTCAGGAGCGGCTGCATGGGGTACTTACGTTTCACCTGACGGGAAATATTTATTTTATACAACAGGTACTAATCCTAATTATTCCGATACTTATATTTATTGGGTACGGATAGATAATATTAGGGATAGCCTGCGATATACAAACTACGTACCATATCTTAAAAATCAGGTCCCAAATTTAACCGATACAAACGGAACACTATTTACATATACATTGCCAGACAGCGTTTTTGTTGATGATGACGGCAATAACACTCTGAAATATTCTGCTTCATTAAGCAGCGGTCAGCCGCTGCCTGCGTGGTTGAGCTTTGATTCCACTTCAAGGACTTTTTCAGGGGTTATTTCATCTGCAGTATCCATTATCCTGAAGGTAACTGCAACAGATACAGCAGGCGCATCAGCATTCTGCACATTTATGCTGAATGTTGTTCAGCAAATTGGAATTGAGCCTTTGAATGAAGAATTACCGGGTGAGTTCAGGCTGCTTCAGAACTACCCAAACCCTTTCAACCCTAAAACTGATATTATCTTTGATATAACTAAAACATCCTTTACAAGGCTGATCGTTTATGATATTACCGGCAAAGAAATTAAAATACTAGTAAATGAAAGCCTCAGCTCAGGAAGGTATAAGGTCAGTATGAACTCAGAAAGTATGTGCAGTGGTGTGTACTTTTATAAACTTGAAACGGGTTACTTTTCTGAAACAAAAAAGATGGTACTGGTAAAATAA
- a CDS encoding histidine kinase, which produces MENRAIIKFHIAFWVLVVIVTLPESFLYTGHPLFIPQFTGTFSVLAYNFVIFYIFYSYLTEKFFVNKKYIRFAFFSFSVVTITGFAVTFFSYYLFIFTYPETLPIKYTHKEWVLSFIYGVMGIGTLYSILGLLSKIALLWYTNKLNQADTEKQNLSTELAMLRAQVNPHFLFNTLNNIKSLTKSLPSKAVNSIDKLSSIMNYMLYDSSMDTVFFEKEITYIQDYIELEKIRYSDPGYIDFSINGNYSEIRIPPLIFMPFIENAFKHGNKLVAPPGIKIKFDINGRNIDFFVTNSMKENYDTVSKNSGFGLKNIKRRLELLFGDNYSLIINEEKKEFKVKLKLFLL; this is translated from the coding sequence ATGGAAAACCGGGCTATTATTAAATTCCATATTGCTTTCTGGGTTCTGGTAGTTATTGTAACTTTACCTGAATCATTTTTATATACAGGTCATCCTTTATTTATTCCCCAATTTACAGGTACTTTTTCGGTTTTAGCTTACAACTTTGTTATCTTTTATATTTTCTATTCATATTTAACTGAAAAATTTTTTGTAAACAAAAAGTATATACGTTTTGCATTTTTTAGCTTTAGTGTAGTTACTATTACAGGATTTGCTGTAACTTTTTTTTCTTACTATCTTTTTATATTTACTTACCCTGAAACTTTGCCCATAAAATATACCCACAAAGAGTGGGTCTTAAGTTTTATATACGGTGTCATGGGCATCGGGACACTGTATTCTATATTAGGATTACTTTCAAAAATTGCTTTACTATGGTACACCAATAAGCTTAATCAGGCTGATACCGAAAAACAGAATCTTTCTACAGAGCTTGCAATGTTAAGAGCGCAGGTGAATCCCCATTTTTTGTTCAACACACTTAACAATATCAAATCTCTTACCAAAAGTCTGCCATCAAAAGCTGTTAACAGCATTGATAAACTGAGCAGTATTATGAATTATATGCTGTATGATTCATCTATGGATACCGTATTTTTCGAAAAGGAAATTACCTATATACAAGATTATATAGAACTTGAAAAAATAAGATACAGTGACCCAGGATATATTGATTTTAGTATAAACGGAAATTATTCAGAGATCAGAATTCCGCCGCTGATTTTCATGCCTTTTATTGAAAATGCCTTTAAACACGGAAATAAGCTTGTAGCTCCTCCGGGGATAAAAATTAAATTTGATATAAACGGAAGAAATATCGATTTTTTTGTAACTAATTCAATGAAGGAAAATTATGATACTGTTAGTAAGAACAGCGGTTTTGGGTTAAAAAATATTAAACGCCGCCTTGAGCTTTTATTCGGAGATAATTATTCACTAATCATAAACGAAGAAAAAAAGGAATTCAAGGTTAAACTAAAATTATTCCTGTTATGA
- a CDS encoding response regulator transcription factor — protein sequence MIIKCIAVDDEPLALDLICDYISKVPFLELLKTFSDGISVLEYLASNHVDLVFLDIEMGGLTGTQLLKTLQQKPKIIMTTAYRKYAVDAFDLDVTDYLVKPFKFERFLKAVEKACYLINDNKKDKSDFSGSKDFFFVKSGYKMMKVDFKDILYIEGLSEYIIIKTTSSNIITLQSFKNIENILPAQDFIRIHKSYMVAVNKIESIVGQNLVVAKKELPIGNKYRKRFFEVISSLKNSR from the coding sequence ATGATAATAAAATGTATTGCTGTAGATGATGAGCCGCTTGCTCTGGATCTTATCTGTGATTATATATCCAAAGTTCCATTCCTGGAGCTGTTGAAAACATTTAGTGACGGCATCAGCGTTCTGGAGTATCTGGCTTCAAACCATGTTGACTTGGTTTTCCTGGATATTGAAATGGGCGGACTTACCGGGACTCAGCTTCTTAAAACACTTCAGCAAAAGCCTAAGATCATTATGACAACTGCGTACAGAAAGTATGCCGTGGATGCTTTTGATCTTGATGTAACAGACTACCTCGTTAAACCCTTTAAATTTGAACGCTTCCTCAAAGCGGTTGAAAAAGCATGTTATCTTATTAATGATAATAAAAAAGATAAATCTGATTTTTCAGGCAGTAAAGATTTCTTTTTTGTAAAATCCGGCTACAAAATGATGAAAGTAGACTTTAAAGATATACTATATATAGAAGGTTTAAGTGAATATATCATTATCAAAACAACATCATCAAATATTATTACCTTACAAAGCTTTAAAAATATTGAAAACATTCTTCCTGCGCAGGATTTTATCAGGATACATAAATCATATATGGTAGCTGTAAACAAAATTGAATCGATAGTAGGACAAAACCTGGTTGTTGCAAAAAAGGAGCTCCCTATCGGCAATAAATACCGGAAACGTTTTTTTGAAGTTATCTCTTCTTTAAAGAATAGCAGATGA
- a CDS encoding histidine kinase has product MNLKNKIYIHAAFWLVIIISTSLEMIPALGKLTPELLAGDYFIYLASHLITFYIFYFFTGRKSLQNKNKIILFAAGILILLPASFLFSFLYIWLLPGSIPGLSGSGFNITFLKIFFSIFHSLFLYALAGALLRFTVLWTENEISRKESEKKKISGELKLLRSQINPQFLYHTLNRLKQLVTTKPDDAVSNIDDLSEIMSYILYETSSDKVPLEGEINYIRSYIALQQSRFKPGYISFKTEGEIYNVKVPPMLFMPFLEHVFREVDEDATETPGIKFELNILKSELIFVLSYYFKIFNGNNCNNLFNYSEPIKRYLEYYLQERNVIKSKINGNNFKLILNLKF; this is encoded by the coding sequence ATGAATTTAAAAAATAAAATATATATACATGCTGCTTTCTGGCTCGTGATTATCATTTCAACATCTTTGGAAATGATACCGGCATTAGGGAAATTAACTCCTGAATTATTAGCAGGTGACTATTTTATATATCTAGCATCTCATTTAATAACTTTTTATATATTTTATTTTTTTACAGGCAGAAAAAGTTTACAGAATAAAAACAAAATTATACTATTTGCAGCAGGTATTCTTATCTTACTGCCGGCATCCTTTCTATTTTCATTTCTGTATATTTGGCTTTTACCAGGCAGCATTCCCGGGCTCAGCGGAAGCGGCTTCAACATCACTTTCCTGAAGATATTCTTCAGCATTTTTCATTCTTTATTTTTATATGCTTTAGCGGGAGCACTCCTGAGATTTACAGTGCTTTGGACAGAAAACGAGATCAGCCGAAAAGAATCAGAGAAAAAGAAAATTTCTGGCGAACTGAAACTTCTTCGCTCGCAGATAAATCCGCAGTTCCTGTATCATACTTTAAACCGTTTGAAACAACTTGTAACCACAAAGCCGGATGATGCAGTATCAAATATAGATGACCTCTCGGAGATAATGAGTTACATTCTGTATGAAACTTCATCTGATAAAGTTCCCCTGGAAGGTGAGATAAATTATATCAGAAGCTATATTGCGCTTCAGCAGTCCCGGTTTAAACCCGGCTATATAAGCTTTAAAACCGAAGGAGAAATTTATAATGTAAAAGTTCCGCCTATGCTGTTTATGCCGTTTTTGGAACATGTTTTTAGAGAAGTTGATGAAGATGCAACTGAAACCCCTGGAATAAAGTTTGAATTAAATATCCTTAAATCTGAATTAATTTTCGTTTTATCCTATTATTTTAAGATCTTTAACGGAAACAATTGTAATAATTTATTTAATTACTCTGAACCTATCAAACGTTATTTAGAGTACTATTTACAAGAGAGGAATGTTATTAAATCCAAAATTAACGGAAACAATTTCAAATTAATATTAAACTTAAAATTTTAA
- the dgt gene encoding dNTP triphosphohydrolase — translation MDNRWDTLLLDKSFRKRTQLEKFDARNPFDNDYYRIVTSASFRRLQDKTQVFPLEQSDYIRTRLTHSIEVSNIGRSIGLSIEKKLIEQKKLSSKHIGYISSLLATVGLVHDIGNPPFGHFGEESIQKYFKKYFKNDNNQRLFKRNKQEIKDFEFFEGNSQTFRILRKLCFLKDEHSLNLTFPTLAAIIKYPRSSITGNKTTDNISDKKFGYFSSEQKDYDIINKDLKINNERHPITYLLEAADDIAYMAADLEDGVKLGILNYKIIREQFSEIKERDNKKLIDKFDEFYKEYSYMQDHELEFAVTRFKIEMQSFMAKKVINNFCDNYDKILDGKFKTDLFKNLAVYEIRKVFKNLAKIVYLSKNITEAELVGCKVITGLLEYYIEAAESDNFNSNGNSKESKLYRTISSSYRYIYENNKTYSNELYNKFQLVLDFISGMTDSYALNLYRKLSGIHN, via the coding sequence ATGGATAATAGATGGGATACATTATTACTGGATAAAAGTTTCAGAAAGAGAACACAGTTAGAAAAATTTGATGCTAGAAATCCATTTGATAATGATTATTATAGAATAGTTACCAGTGCATCATTTAGACGTTTACAAGATAAAACACAAGTATTCCCTTTAGAACAAAGTGATTATATTCGTACGAGATTAACTCACTCTATTGAAGTAAGCAACATAGGAAGATCAATAGGACTAAGTATAGAAAAGAAATTAATTGAACAAAAGAAACTTAGTTCAAAACATATTGGTTATATTAGTTCACTTTTAGCTACTGTTGGTTTAGTACATGATATAGGTAATCCACCTTTTGGACATTTTGGAGAAGAATCAATTCAAAAATATTTTAAAAAATATTTCAAAAATGATAATAATCAAAGATTATTTAAAAGAAATAAACAGGAGATTAAAGACTTTGAGTTCTTTGAAGGTAATTCCCAAACATTTAGAATTTTACGTAAATTATGTTTTTTGAAAGATGAACATAGTCTTAATTTAACTTTTCCAACATTAGCTGCAATTATCAAATATCCAAGATCTTCTATTACTGGGAATAAAACAACTGATAATATCTCTGATAAAAAATTTGGTTATTTCTCTTCCGAGCAAAAAGATTATGATATAATAAATAAAGATTTAAAAATTAATAATGAAAGACACCCAATAACATATTTACTAGAAGCTGCTGATGACATTGCATATATGGCTGCTGATTTAGAAGATGGGGTCAAGCTAGGTATATTAAATTATAAAATTATAAGGGAGCAATTTAGTGAAATAAAAGAAAGGGATAATAAAAAACTTATTGATAAGTTTGATGAATTTTATAAAGAATATTCTTATATGCAAGATCACGAGTTGGAGTTTGCGGTAACTAGATTTAAAATAGAAATGCAGTCATTTATGGCAAAGAAAGTTATAAATAATTTTTGTGATAATTACGATAAAATCCTAGATGGTAAATTTAAAACAGATTTATTCAAAAATTTAGCTGTTTATGAAATTCGTAAAGTATTTAAAAATTTGGCTAAAATTGTATATTTAAGCAAAAACATAACTGAAGCAGAATTAGTAGGTTGCAAAGTAATAACTGGACTGTTAGAATATTACATTGAGGCTGCAGAATCTGATAACTTTAACTCAAATGGAAATTCAAAAGAATCAAAATTATATAGGACCATTTCGTCAAGTTACCGTTATATTTACGAAAACAATAAGACATATTCTAATGAACTTTATAATAAATTTCAATTAGTTTTGGATTTTATTAGTGGCATGACGGATTCTTACGCTTTAAATTTATATAGAAAATTATCTGGAATTCATAATTAA
- the rplU gene encoding 50S ribosomal protein L21: MFAIVDIKGKQYKVSEKDRIYINRIKDDVGAKVTFGDVLMFSKDEKSFQVGAPKLSMNVEATVLGHVKDDKVIVFKKKRRKGYKRTKGHRQQYTEIEINSIK; this comes from the coding sequence ATGTTCGCAATAGTAGATATAAAAGGTAAGCAGTACAAGGTTTCTGAAAAAGACAGGATATATATCAACAGGATAAAGGATGATGTTGGCGCAAAGGTCACCTTTGGCGATGTATTGATGTTCTCAAAGGATGAAAAATCATTCCAGGTAGGCGCTCCGAAGCTTTCAATGAACGTTGAAGCTACAGTTCTTGGACATGTTAAAGATGATAAAGTTATCGTCTTCAAAAAGAAAAGAAGAAAAGGATATAAAAGAACCAAAGGACACCGCCAGCAGTACACTGAAATTGAGATCAATTCAATTAAATAA